In Actinobacillus indolicus, a single genomic region encodes these proteins:
- a CDS encoding DUF5718 family protein codes for MQLEKFIGLGVAGNFAGHLEQAGEAADFVKVQTAEAIQPKAIFPFYVPCKNLAESDRFLAHYPLSHDTINFPKDADNLQIEPEVALICDIEYQDSKVVALKPTHFAAYNDCSIRRPNARKICEKKNWGDNSKGISATQIALDKFEQGGNLDQYHIACFHKRNGKLTEYGIDSPTVGYSYFHQKLLDWIIDRMNNQPDQDPMSNISDLLALANYPTKAIISIGATRYTDFGEQNFLQIGDTSIVVVYNAKRYSHDQIIDMAEKEVFEEGISALIQAVR; via the coding sequence ATGCAACTAGAAAAATTCATCGGTTTAGGTGTTGCAGGAAACTTTGCCGGACATTTGGAACAAGCAGGCGAAGCCGCTGACTTTGTCAAAGTTCAAACCGCCGAAGCGATTCAACCGAAAGCCATTTTCCCGTTTTATGTTCCTTGCAAAAATTTAGCCGAATCCGACCGCTTTCTTGCTCATTATCCACTCTCCCATGACACCATTAATTTCCCGAAAGATGCCGACAACCTGCAAATCGAACCAGAAGTCGCGCTAATTTGTGACATTGAATATCAAGACAGCAAAGTCGTTGCGTTAAAACCAACACACTTTGCAGCTTACAATGACTGTTCAATTCGTCGCCCGAATGCCCGCAAAATCTGTGAAAAGAAGAATTGGGGAGATAATTCCAAAGGTATTTCCGCCACACAAATTGCGTTAGATAAATTCGAACAAGGCGGAAACCTGGATCAATATCATATCGCCTGTTTCCACAAACGGAACGGTAAATTAACCGAATACGGCATCGACAGCCCAACGGTTGGTTACAGTTATTTTCACCAAAAACTATTAGATTGGATCATCGACCGAATGAATAATCAACCCGATCAAGACCCAATGAGCAACATTTCTGATTTGCTCGCTTTGGCAAATTATCCAACCAAAGCTATTATTAGTATCGGCGCAACCCGCTACACAGATTTTGGTGAACAGAATTTCTTACAAATCGGCGATACAAGTATTGTCGTGGTTTATAACGCAAAACGTTATTCCCATGATCAGATTATTGATATGGCAGAAAAAGAAGTCTTTGAAGAAGGGATTTCGGCGTTAATACAAGCGGTCAGATAA
- a CDS encoding DNA ligase → MWRFLLFFIIPTLSAQPVNLMLLEQYKDQDVTGWVMSEKLDGVRGFWDGKQLISRQGYPFLPPDYFIQGFPPFAIDGELFSERGKFEEISATVRSASPKGWYKLKLHVFDVPNAEGNLFERLKVLQDYLTTHPTPYIEIIEQIPIKDTTHLNQFFEQIQQLGGEGVVVRNPNSPYIQGRSAQILKLKTVLDEECTVIAHHKGKGKYADKLGAVTCENHRGRFRIGSGFSDKERENPPAIGSLITYKYRGLTENGKPRFATYWRVRTDQ, encoded by the coding sequence ATGTGGCGATTTCTTTTATTTTTTATCATTCCAACGTTATCTGCACAGCCCGTCAATTTAATGTTGTTAGAACAATATAAAGATCAGGATGTCACCGGTTGGGTGATGAGTGAAAAACTGGATGGTGTACGTGGATTTTGGGATGGCAAACAGTTAATCAGCCGTCAAGGTTATCCGTTTTTGCCACCCGATTATTTTATTCAAGGCTTTCCGCCCTTTGCGATTGACGGGGAGTTGTTCAGCGAGCGAGGAAAGTTTGAAGAGATTTCGGCAACAGTGCGTTCCGCCTCGCCGAAAGGTTGGTATAAGTTAAAATTACACGTTTTTGACGTGCCGAATGCTGAAGGGAATTTATTTGAGCGATTGAAGGTTCTGCAAGATTACCTTACTACACATCCCACACCTTATATTGAAATTATTGAACAGATTCCTATCAAGGATACAACGCACCTCAATCAATTTTTTGAGCAGATTCAACAGCTCGGCGGTGAAGGTGTCGTGGTGCGAAATCCGAATTCACCTTACATTCAAGGGCGTTCGGCACAAATTTTAAAGCTGAAAACCGTACTAGATGAAGAATGCACCGTGATTGCTCATCATAAAGGCAAAGGAAAATATGCCGATAAACTGGGGGCGGTAACCTGTGAAAATCATCGTGGGCGTTTTCGCATCGGTTCGGGATTTTCCGATAAAGAACGAGAGAACCCTCCTGCTATCGGTAGCCTTATCACTTATAAATATCGTGGTTTAACTGAAAATGGCAAACCTCGTTTTGCGACTTATTGGCGAGTACGAACAGATCAATAA
- a CDS encoding oxaloacetate decarboxylase subunit gamma, with amino-acid sequence MTETELITEGLNLMFVGMGFVMLFLFLLILAIQLMSHLINRYFPEPIKIVEPSQPPSQPAISNDLERLRPVIVAAIAHHRRTQGLK; translated from the coding sequence ATGACTGAAACTGAACTTATCACGGAAGGACTGAATCTGATGTTTGTCGGAATGGGATTTGTGATGCTGTTTCTATTCCTGCTTATTCTCGCTATTCAGCTGATGTCACATCTTATAAATCGTTATTTTCCTGAACCGATCAAGATAGTTGAGCCATCTCAACCACCATCGCAACCTGCCATCTCTAATGATTTAGAACGCTTACGCCCCGTTATTGTGGCAGCTATTGCACACCACCGCCGTACTCAAGGACTTAAATAA
- the oadA gene encoding sodium-extruding oxaloacetate decarboxylase subunit alpha, with the protein MTIQPKKIAITDVVLRDAHQSLFATRLRLDDMLPIAKELDEIGYWSLEAWGGATFDACIRFLGEDPWVRLRELKKAMPKTPLQMLLRGQNLLGYRHYADDVVERFVDRSVANGMSVFRVFDAMNDPRNMKCALQAVRKYGGHAQGTLSYTTSPVHTTQTWLDVTEQLLEIGIDSLVIKDMSGILTPMAAYDLVKEIKSRYDVELHLHCHSTTGMAEMALLKAIEAGVDGVDTSISSMSGTYGHPATEALVATLQSTPYDTGLDIPQLEKISSYFREVRKKYHAFEGQLKGVDSRILVAQVPGGMLTNLESQLKQQNASDKLDLVLKEIPEVRKDLGYIPLVTPTSQIVGTQAVINVLMGERYKNIAKETAGILKGEYGRTPAPVNAELQARVLEGKAPITDRPADHLAPEVEKLTAEITAQAKEKGIKLAENSIDDVLIVALFQQVGWKFLENRGNPDAFEPVPTKESAKPATPKAEKPATQATGSAVYTVELEGKAFVVKVSEGGDISNIAPVASPAPAQPVASVANSAPQPTACGNGEPVNAPMAGNIIKVVVNEGQQVAEGDVLLILEAMKMETQICAAKAGTVQGIKVKAGDVVGVGDALMQIA; encoded by the coding sequence ATGACTATTCAACCGAAAAAAATTGCTATTACTGATGTGGTATTAAGAGATGCGCATCAATCATTGTTTGCGACACGTTTACGTTTAGACGATATGTTACCGATCGCAAAAGAACTCGATGAAATTGGATATTGGTCATTGGAAGCATGGGGGGGAGCAACGTTTGATGCTTGTATTCGTTTTTTAGGGGAAGATCCGTGGGTGCGTTTACGTGAATTGAAAAAAGCGATGCCAAAAACGCCATTACAAATGCTACTGCGTGGTCAAAATTTATTAGGTTATCGCCATTATGCCGATGATGTGGTTGAACGCTTTGTCGATCGCTCCGTGGCAAACGGCATGAGTGTTTTCCGTGTGTTTGATGCAATGAACGACCCACGCAATATGAAATGTGCACTACAAGCGGTACGAAAATACGGCGGACATGCACAAGGAACGTTAAGTTATACCACCAGCCCTGTTCATACGACACAAACTTGGTTAGATGTCACCGAGCAGTTACTTGAAATCGGCATTGATTCATTAGTGATTAAAGATATGTCGGGAATCCTCACCCCAATGGCAGCCTATGATTTGGTCAAAGAAATTAAATCCCGTTATGATGTGGAATTACATCTACACTGCCACTCCACCACAGGCATGGCAGAAATGGCATTACTCAAAGCGATTGAAGCAGGCGTGGACGGTGTAGATACGTCTATTTCATCCATGAGTGGCACTTACGGACACCCTGCAACCGAAGCGTTAGTAGCAACCTTACAAAGCACCCCTTACGATACGGGTTTAGATATTCCACAATTAGAAAAAATTTCCTCTTATTTCCGTGAAGTTCGTAAAAAATACCATGCGTTTGAAGGGCAATTAAAAGGTGTAGATAGCCGTATTTTAGTTGCTCAAGTACCAGGGGGAATGCTCACCAACCTTGAAAGCCAGTTAAAACAGCAAAATGCGTCCGATAAATTAGACTTGGTGTTAAAAGAGATCCCTGAAGTCCGTAAAGATCTCGGCTATATCCCGCTAGTCACCCCAACATCACAAATTGTCGGTACACAAGCGGTGATTAACGTACTTATGGGTGAACGCTATAAAAATATTGCGAAAGAAACAGCGGGCATCTTAAAAGGTGAATACGGACGCACACCTGCACCGGTCAATGCCGAATTACAAGCCCGAGTGTTGGAAGGCAAAGCGCCGATTACCGATCGCCCAGCCGATCACCTTGCGCCTGAAGTCGAAAAATTAACGGCTGAAATTACCGCTCAAGCCAAAGAAAAAGGTATTAAATTAGCCGAAAACAGTATTGATGATGTGTTGATTGTTGCGCTCTTCCAACAAGTCGGTTGGAAATTCTTAGAAAATCGTGGCAATCCAGATGCTTTTGAACCAGTTCCAACGAAAGAAAGTGCTAAACCAGCGACACCAAAAGCAGAAAAACCGGCAACACAAGCGACCGGTTCTGCAGTTTACACCGTTGAATTAGAAGGCAAAGCTTTTGTGGTGAAAGTCAGTGAAGGTGGCGATATCAGCAATATAGCTCCGGTAGCCTCCCCTGCACCAGCTCAACCTGTTGCCTCAGTTGCAAATTCTGCGCCACAACCAACCGCTTGTGGTAACGGCGAGCCAGTCAATGCACCAATGGCAGGAAATATCATTAAAGTTGTAGTAAATGAAGGACAGCAAGTCGCAGAAGGTGATGTATTACTCATCCTTGAAGCGATGAAAATGGAAACCCAAATCTGCGCAGCAAAAGCCGGAACAGTACAAGGTATTAAAGTGAAAGCAGGTGATGTCGTCGGCGTAGGCGATGCGCTGATGCAAATCGCCTAG
- a CDS encoding sodium ion-translocating decarboxylase subunit beta, translating to MESLSALIQGMGIMHLELGQAIMIAISLLLLWLAIARQFEPLLLLPIGFGGLLSNIPEAGLAMTALDNLLHHGTTQQLSMVAEKLGSQVDPSAIKEALGLALPSVRHELEVLAGDFGYTSGVLAQFYQVAIGSGVAPLVIFMGVGAMTDFGPLLANPKTLLLGAAAQFGIFATVLGAVGLNWLGIIDFTLPQAAAIGIIGGADGPTAIYLASKLAPELLGAIAVAAYSYMALVPLIQPPIMRALTTEQERKIKMVQMRNVSTREKVLFPIVLLVLVALLLPDAAPLLGMFCFGNLMRVSGVVERLSDVAQNSLINMVTIFLGLSVGSKLVADKFLQPQTLGILALGIIAFGIGTASGVIMAKIMNRFSKTPINPLIGSAGVSAVPMAARVSNKLGLEADKQNFLLMHAMGPNVAGVIGSAIAAGVMLKYISALQ from the coding sequence ATGGAAAGTTTGTCAGCATTAATTCAAGGTATGGGAATCATGCACCTTGAGCTAGGGCAAGCCATTATGATTGCCATTAGTCTCTTGTTGCTGTGGCTCGCTATCGCCCGACAATTTGAACCGCTGTTGCTGTTACCTATCGGGTTCGGGGGCTTGCTCTCGAATATTCCCGAAGCGGGTTTAGCCATGACGGCTCTTGATAACTTGCTTCATCACGGCACAACACAGCAACTTTCGATGGTCGCGGAAAAATTAGGTAGCCAAGTTGATCCAAGCGCCATTAAGGAAGCATTAGGTTTAGCCTTGCCGTCGGTTCGTCATGAACTTGAAGTTCTTGCGGGAGATTTTGGCTACACATCTGGTGTATTAGCCCAATTCTATCAAGTGGCAATCGGCTCGGGTGTTGCACCACTGGTGATCTTTATGGGGGTCGGTGCAATGACTGATTTTGGACCTTTACTTGCTAACCCAAAAACATTGCTACTTGGTGCTGCTGCCCAATTTGGAATTTTTGCGACGGTACTGGGGGCTGTGGGTTTAAACTGGCTTGGCATTATTGATTTTACTCTGCCACAAGCCGCAGCGATCGGTATTATCGGTGGTGCGGATGGACCAACCGCCATTTACCTTGCGAGTAAGCTAGCGCCTGAATTATTAGGTGCAATCGCTGTTGCAGCCTATTCTTACATGGCTCTGGTGCCGCTAATTCAACCGCCAATTATGCGTGCGTTGACGACCGAACAAGAGCGTAAAATCAAAATGGTACAAATGCGCAATGTTAGTACCAGAGAGAAAGTGTTGTTCCCAATTGTGTTATTGGTTTTAGTCGCCTTGTTATTACCAGATGCAGCTCCATTATTAGGAATGTTCTGCTTTGGAAACCTGATGCGTGTTAGTGGTGTAGTAGAACGTTTAAGTGATGTTGCCCAGAATTCTCTGATTAATATGGTTACCATCTTCCTTGGATTATCCGTTGGCTCTAAATTAGTTGCCGATAAATTCCTACAACCACAGACATTAGGCATTTTAGCTCTTGGCATTATTGCCTTTGGTATCGGCACTGCAAGCGGTGTGATTATGGCGAAAATCATGAATCGCTTCAGTAAGACACCAATCAACCCTTTGATTGGTTCGGCAGGCGTATCTGCTGTACCAATGGCAGCCCGTGTATCCAATAAACTTGGACTTGAGGCTGATAAACAAAACTTCCTATTAATGCACGCCATGGGGCCAAATGTCGCTGGCGTCATTGGGTCAGCGATTGCGGCTGGCGTCATGTTGAAATATATTTCCGCATTACAATAG
- a CDS encoding zinc ribbon domain-containing protein YjdM codes for MDYPICPACKGENTYHDSIQFVCPDCGNEWTGNEVEIDEDQLIVKDSNGNLLADGDDVILIKDLKLKGSLEVLKKGTKYKGIRLVAGDHNVDCGKLLLKSEFLKKA; via the coding sequence ATGGACTACCCAATTTGCCCTGCTTGCAAAGGCGAAAATACATATCATGATTCAATTCAATTTGTTTGCCCTGATTGTGGTAATGAATGGACAGGTAATGAAGTTGAGATCGATGAAGATCAATTAATTGTCAAAGATAGCAACGGAAATTTACTTGCTGATGGCGATGATGTTATCTTAATCAAAGATTTAAAACTCAAAGGTTCTTTAGAAGTGTTAAAGAAAGGAACGAAATACAAAGGTATTCGCTTAGTGGCTGGCGACCACAATGTAGATTGCGGAAAATTGTTACTCAAATCTGAGTTTTTGAAAAAGGCATAA
- a CDS encoding IS256 family transposase, variant Zn-binding type, with the protein MDTTFFGRYFGVLVLMDSNSNNVISHYFVRAEKDIYYKLALNRLREKGYIIQSITCDGRRGLMKDLFNTPVQMCQFHMVAIVMRKLRKKHQSQAGKELKTIVKTLTSSSKNEFYRRLHSWFIKHQTFLKERSDKANEKGYFPYKHRNVRSAYASLKRYMDYIFTYEKCSELNIKKTTNRLEGLFSELKRKLNNHNGLTKKRKMLFIQDFLNKKSC; encoded by the coding sequence ATGGATACGACATTCTTCGGTCGTTATTTTGGTGTATTAGTGTTGATGGATTCAAATTCAAATAACGTCATTTCTCATTATTTTGTGCGAGCCGAAAAAGATATTTACTATAAACTTGCCCTGAATAGATTAAGAGAAAAAGGCTATATAATTCAATCAATTACCTGTGATGGTAGGCGTGGTTTAATGAAAGATTTATTTAATACGCCGGTACAAATGTGTCAATTTCATATGGTAGCAATTGTAATGAGAAAATTAAGAAAAAAACATCAATCGCAAGCGGGTAAAGAATTAAAAACAATTGTAAAAACACTCACGAGTAGCTCAAAAAATGAATTTTATCGGCGATTACATTCTTGGTTTATAAAACACCAAACGTTTTTAAAAGAACGGAGTGATAAAGCGAATGAAAAAGGCTATTTCCCTTATAAACATCGCAATGTAAGAAGTGCTTATGCCAGTTTAAAGCGTTATATGGATTATATTTTTACCTACGAGAAATGTTCTGAATTAAATATAAAAAAGACGACAAATCGTTTAGAGGGATTATTTAGTGAACTTAAACGAAAATTAAATAATCATAACGGATTAACGAAAAAGCGTAAGATGTTGTTTATACAGGATTTTTTAAATAAAAAGAGTTGCTAA
- a CDS encoding cytochrome-c peroxidase, producing MKNTVFLSFLCLPLLSYAIEKEPRTMPANGIDKALLGQILFFDNSLSFHGNQNCSSCHNPDAAFIDVRDNSANRMVSQGDDLSKFGKRNSPTMLYAKYSPEFHFDESIKEYVGGQFWDGRATNLQNQAGMPPLDPLEMGMPDKLSIAKRLWQIPMYANLLTQHYGKTVWDSVDSVYAAMEDAIATFQKEKKLLAPFSSKYDKSLKGEYQLTEIEAKGKALFFDKDKANCASCHQLQQTANHPEETFSNYRYYNIGTPSNKALIAHNGYAQDFVDLGLFENPNVKGDEKQKGKFKVPTLRNVAVTAPYMHNGVFKELRTVLFYLDHFNNDKRRVNPETQQGWDKPEYEPTLAKQELTAKPLSDDEIDALEAFLKILTDERYEPLLNKR from the coding sequence ATGAAAAACACAGTATTTTTATCTTTTCTTTGCTTACCACTATTAAGCTATGCGATAGAAAAAGAACCACGAACAATGCCTGCAAATGGCATTGATAAAGCACTGCTCGGTCAAATTCTCTTTTTCGACAATAGTCTTTCATTTCACGGTAACCAAAATTGTTCAAGTTGCCATAATCCTGATGCAGCATTTATTGATGTTAGAGATAACAGTGCTAACAGAATGGTGTCACAAGGTGATGATCTCAGTAAGTTCGGCAAACGAAATTCGCCAACGATGCTTTATGCAAAATATTCTCCTGAATTTCATTTCGATGAGTCGATTAAAGAGTATGTGGGTGGACAATTTTGGGACGGTCGAGCCACAAATTTGCAAAATCAAGCAGGAATGCCACCGCTTGATCCGCTTGAAATGGGTATGCCTGATAAACTTTCCATTGCCAAACGGCTATGGCAAATCCCAATGTATGCAAATTTATTAACTCAACATTATGGCAAAACGGTCTGGGATAGCGTTGATTCCGTCTATGCCGCCATGGAAGATGCCATTGCGACATTTCAAAAAGAGAAAAAGTTACTCGCGCCCTTTAGTTCAAAATATGATAAATCGCTCAAAGGTGAATATCAGCTGACCGAGATTGAAGCCAAAGGCAAAGCACTCTTTTTTGATAAAGACAAAGCTAATTGTGCGAGCTGTCATCAATTACAGCAAACGGCAAATCATCCCGAAGAAACCTTTTCAAACTATCGTTATTACAATATTGGCACACCGAGTAACAAGGCATTAATTGCACATAATGGCTACGCTCAAGATTTTGTTGATTTGGGTTTATTTGAAAATCCGAATGTCAAAGGCGATGAAAAGCAAAAAGGCAAATTTAAAGTGCCGACTTTAAGGAATGTCGCGGTAACTGCCCCTTATATGCATAATGGTGTATTTAAGGAATTAAGGACGGTATTGTTCTATTTAGATCACTTCAATAACGATAAACGCAGGGTGAATCCTGAAACGCAACAAGGGTGGGACAAACCTGAATATGAGCCCACTTTAGCGAAGCAAGAACTCACCGCAAAGCCTCTATCAGATGACGAGATTGATGCACTAGAAGCATTTTTGAAGATCTTAACGGATGAGCGTTATGAGCCTTTGTTGAACAAACGGTAA
- the rho gene encoding transcription termination factor Rho: MHLTELKNTPVSELVRIGEEQMGLENLARLRKQDIIFAILKQHAKSGEDIFGQGVLEILPDGFGFLRSADSSYLAGPDDIYVSPSQIRRFNLQTGDKIEGKIRPPKEGERYFALLKVDLVNDDKPEVSRSKILFENLTPLHANSRLRMERGNGSKEDLTARILDLASPIGKGQRGLIVAPPKAGKTVLLQNIAQSITHNYPECELIVLLIDERPEEVTEMQRSVKGEVIASTFDEPATRHVQVAEMVIEKAKRLVEHKKDVVILLDSITRLARAYNTVTPASGKILSGGVDANALHRPKRFFGAARNVEEGGSLTIIATALVDTGSKMDEVIFEEFKGTGNMELHLSRKIAERRVFPAIDFNRSGTRKEDLLTSPDELQKMWILRKILNPMGEVEAMEFLIDKLMVAKTNDEFFEIMKRS; this comes from the coding sequence ATGCATCTTACAGAGTTAAAAAATACACCCGTATCGGAACTTGTCCGTATCGGTGAAGAACAAATGGGGCTAGAAAACTTAGCTCGCTTACGTAAACAAGATATTATTTTCGCCATTTTGAAACAACACGCAAAAAGTGGTGAAGACATTTTCGGTCAAGGCGTGTTAGAAATCTTACCTGATGGTTTTGGTTTTCTCCGTTCTGCCGACAGTTCTTACCTTGCAGGTCCTGATGATATCTATGTTTCCCCAAGTCAAATCCGCCGTTTCAATCTTCAAACTGGTGACAAAATCGAAGGTAAAATCCGCCCACCGAAAGAAGGCGAACGTTACTTTGCATTGCTAAAAGTCGATTTAGTCAATGATGATAAACCTGAAGTTTCTCGTAGCAAAATTCTCTTTGAAAACTTAACCCCACTTCACGCTAACTCACGTTTGCGTATGGAACGTGGTAATGGTTCAAAAGAAGATTTAACAGCACGTATCTTAGATTTAGCTTCACCAATCGGTAAAGGTCAGCGTGGTTTGATCGTAGCACCGCCAAAAGCAGGTAAAACCGTTTTACTTCAAAACATTGCTCAAAGTATTACCCATAACTATCCTGAGTGTGAATTAATTGTTTTATTAATTGATGAACGTCCAGAAGAAGTAACGGAAATGCAACGTTCGGTCAAAGGCGAAGTGATCGCTTCAACCTTTGATGAACCTGCAACTCGCCACGTTCAAGTTGCTGAAATGGTAATTGAAAAAGCAAAACGTTTAGTCGAACATAAAAAAGATGTCGTTATTTTATTAGACTCTATCACACGTTTAGCCCGTGCTTACAACACAGTAACCCCAGCGTCTGGTAAAATTCTCTCTGGTGGTGTCGATGCTAATGCCTTACACCGTCCAAAACGTTTCTTCGGTGCAGCTCGTAACGTAGAAGAAGGCGGTAGCTTAACCATTATTGCAACAGCACTTGTGGATACAGGTTCAAAAATGGACGAAGTTATCTTTGAAGAGTTCAAAGGAACAGGTAATATGGAATTACACCTTTCTCGTAAAATTGCAGAACGCCGTGTATTCCCAGCGATTGACTTTAACCGTTCAGGCACGCGTAAAGAAGATCTACTCACAAGCCCAGATGAATTACAAAAAATGTGGATTTTACGCAAAATCCTTAACCCAATGGGTGAAGTGGAAGCAATGGAATTCCTCATTGATAAATTGATGGTCGCAAAAACCAACGATGAATTTTTTGAGATCATGAAAAGATCTTAG
- the hslR gene encoding ribosome-associated heat shock protein Hsp15, producing the protein MAENHDDVRLDKWLWAARFYKTRSIAKAMIEGGKVHYNGQRAKTSKIVEVGATIKLRQGNDEKEVIVTALSDQRRGAPEAQLLYQETEKSIQEREKIAFARKANALSMPHPDRRPNKKERRDLIKFKYQESDL; encoded by the coding sequence ATGGCAGAAAATCATGATGACGTACGTTTAGATAAATGGCTATGGGCAGCCCGCTTTTACAAAACCCGTTCCATTGCAAAGGCAATGATTGAAGGTGGTAAAGTCCATTACAATGGGCAACGGGCTAAAACCAGTAAAATTGTCGAAGTCGGGGCAACAATTAAGTTACGCCAAGGCAACGATGAAAAAGAAGTTATTGTCACAGCCTTGAGCGATCAACGACGTGGCGCGCCTGAAGCACAACTACTTTATCAAGAAACGGAAAAAAGTATTCAAGAGCGAGAAAAAATCGCCTTTGCCCGTAAAGCAAATGCGTTGTCGATGCCACACCCAGATCGTCGCCCAAATAAAAAAGAGCGGCGTGATCTGATTAAATTCAAATACCAAGAAAGTGATTTGTAA
- the hslO gene encoding Hsp33 family molecular chaperone HslO produces MTTYTQDNDKLYRFLFQNRAVRGEWVRLNDTFTETLNTHHYPSAVQNLLGEMLVATSLLTATLKFEGTITVQIQGDGALKLAVVNGNHQQQFRALARVEDNIADNATLPEMIGNGVLVISIIPDNGERYQGVIALDKPTISECLEDYFARSEQLATQLVIRVGEYQGKAVAGGTLLQIVPDGTGSPDDFDHLATLTSTIKAEELFGLTAEELLYRLFHEETVEVYQPQSTEFKCGCSRERSGAAILLLPEEDIAEMLAEKQGVIDMQCECCGTQYFFDQKAIDELKADS; encoded by the coding sequence ATGACAACTTACACACAAGATAACGATAAACTTTATCGCTTTTTATTTCAAAACCGCGCAGTGCGTGGCGAATGGGTTCGCTTAAATGACACTTTTACGGAAACCCTAAATACCCACCACTATCCATCAGCAGTACAAAATTTGCTAGGTGAAATGTTGGTGGCAACCAGCTTATTAACGGCAACACTTAAATTTGAAGGGACAATTACCGTTCAAATTCAAGGTGACGGCGCATTAAAATTAGCGGTAGTAAATGGCAATCATCAACAACAATTCCGTGCTTTAGCACGTGTTGAAGACAATATCGCAGACAATGCAACACTTCCAGAAATGATTGGTAATGGCGTATTGGTGATTTCTATCATTCCAGACAACGGGGAACGCTATCAAGGGGTGATAGCGTTAGATAAACCAACAATTAGCGAATGTTTAGAAGATTATTTTGCTCGTTCAGAACAGCTCGCCACACAGCTTGTGATCCGTGTAGGTGAATATCAAGGCAAAGCCGTTGCAGGTGGAACATTATTACAGATCGTTCCAGATGGCACAGGCTCACCGGACGACTTCGATCATTTAGCCACTTTAACATCGACCATCAAAGCCGAAGAGTTATTCGGTTTAACTGCCGAAGAGCTGCTTTATCGTTTGTTCCACGAAGAAACAGTGGAAGTTTATCAACCACAGTCCACAGAGTTTAAGTGTGGTTGCTCAAGAGAGCGTTCAGGGGCGGCGATTTTATTACTGCCTGAAGAAGACATTGCAGAGATGTTAGCCGAAAAACAAGGGGTAATTGATATGCAGTGCGAGTGTTGCGGTACGCAATATTTCTTCGACCAAAAAGCGATTGATGAATTAAAAGCAGATAGTTAA
- the dnaQ gene encoding DNA polymerase III subunit epsilon, with protein MSEQQILRQVVLDTETTGMNFNGAPHIGHNIIEIGAVEVINRRLTGRTFHVYIKPPREVEAEAMQVHGITNEMLADKPAFAEIADEFIEFIKGAELIIHNAPFDVGFIDHEFSFLPNPPEKVAQMCTVTDSLQLARKMYPGKRNNLDALCDRLGIDNSKRVLHGALLDAEILADVFLMMTGGQIALIGEDEHEQVKTSSAEQVYQPLNIDTSNLIVLAPDEEELAEHLKYLELINKKSKGNCLWTRDLVTENTTVN; from the coding sequence ATGAGCGAACAACAAATATTACGCCAAGTTGTACTTGATACTGAAACCACGGGAATGAATTTCAATGGTGCTCCGCACATTGGACATAACATCATTGAAATTGGTGCAGTCGAAGTGATTAACCGCCGTTTAACCGGGCGGACTTTTCACGTCTATATCAAACCACCAAGGGAAGTCGAGGCAGAAGCAATGCAAGTTCACGGTATTACCAACGAAATGCTGGCGGATAAACCTGCATTTGCTGAAATTGCCGATGAATTTATTGAATTTATCAAAGGGGCGGAACTGATTATCCATAATGCCCCCTTCGACGTTGGATTTATCGACCACGAGTTTTCCTTTTTGCCGAATCCCCCTGAAAAAGTGGCACAGATGTGTACCGTCACGGACAGCTTACAGCTTGCTCGTAAGATGTATCCAGGGAAACGTAACAATTTAGATGCGTTATGTGACCGCTTGGGGATTGATAACAGTAAACGTGTCCTGCACGGTGCGTTACTGGATGCGGAGATCTTGGCTGATGTGTTCCTGATGATGACAGGCGGTCAAATTGCCCTTATTGGTGAAGACGAACACGAGCAAGTAAAAACATCTTCAGCAGAGCAAGTTTACCAGCCATTAAATATCGACACCTCTAACTTGATTGTATTAGCCCCCGATGAAGAAGAGTTGGCAGAACATCTTAAATATCTTGAGTTGATAAATAAAAAATCAAAAGGAAATTGCCTTTGGACGAGAGATCTGGTGACAGAAAACACGACGGTGAATTAA